DNA from Evansella sp. LMS18:
CTCTTCCTCTTCGAGCATTGCTTTGAAATGTATCCGTCGAGACAAATCGACGCATTTGCGGGAAGTAACCCTCTTTGAGGCCATGCCCGCGGACGCGAAGTATATTTCCGGAGCGGTGTCTAACTCCTCTCTTGGTTCTCATTCGTTTTTTTTATAGTAGTATCTATTTTTGTCCTATGCTCTTCTTTTTTGTTTAAAAATTATTTAGCTGTAAACACCATTCCTGACCTATTTTTAACGACTAACATAAAAATATATTTGTAAAATAGCAAAAAATTATACTAATTATTTAGAAAATTAAATATAATAGAACTATCTTTTAAATAAGAAGGAGGTAGAGAAAGTGGAGGCATTAGAAAACATAATTGGGCAGATAAGCGATTTTGTCTGGGGAGTTCCTTTACTTGTACTGATTGTTGGTACTGGTATTTTCCTGACATTCCGTCTTGGATTTTTGCAATTTAAGACACTCCCTTACGCAATGAAACTCGCATTCAGCCCAGCGAAGCAGGACAAAAAATCAAAAGGGGATATTACACATTTCCAGGCATTGTCCACCGCCCTTGCGGCGACAATAGGTACCGGTAATATTGCCGGTGTAGCCACCGCTGTAGTACTTGGGGGACCTGGTGCAGTATTCTGGATGTGGATCAGTGCCTTATTCGGAATGGCTACAAAATACGCAGAGGCTATTTTAGCTGTAAAATACCGGGTGCAAAACAAGAACGGCGAGTTTTCCGGCGGTCCTATGTATTACATTGAAAAAGGACTGAAAATGAAATGGCTGGCTGTAATTTTTGCATTCTTTGGAGCATTTGCCGCTTTCGGAATTGGTAACATGGTTCAGTCAAACTCTGTATCTTCTGCTTTAGGGGAAACGTTCAGCGTTCCTGCATTTCTTACTGGAATTATCTTAGCTGTTTTAGCTGCTCTAGTTATTCTTGGAGGAATTAAAAGCATAGGTAAAGTTACTGCTTATTTAGTTCCGATTATGGCATTATTTTATGTTATCGCCGGTCTTATAATCATCATTATGAATTTTAATGCAGTACCAGCTGCTGTCAGCTTAATTTTCACTGATGCATTTACCGGGGAGGCTGTAGCCGGTGGTGCTATCGGGGCTGTAATCCGCTGGGGGGTTGCTCGTGGTGTATTCTCCAACGAAGCAGGTCTCGGTTCCGCGCCAATCGCTGCTGCGGCTGCAAAAACTGACTACCCTGGCCGCCAGGCGTTAGTTTCCATGACTCAGGTTTTCATTGATACTATCGTAGTTTGTTCCATCACTGGTATCGCCATCGTTATGGCAGGCATGTATACAGGCGGAGACCTCAGAGGAGCCGACTTGACATCAGCTTCTTTTGAATACTTCCTTGGCGGCACCGGAGCTATTATCGTATCCATCGGTCTCGTGCTCTTCGCATTCTCCACCATACTCGGATGGTCTTACTACGGAGAGAAATGTTTCGGCTATCTGTTCAAAGAGGAAAGCATTAAATTTTACCGAATCGCTTTCGTTCTTGCGATATTTGTCGGAGCAGTAGCTAGTCTCGATCTTGTATGGGGCGTTGCAGACGTAATGAACGGACTCATGGCTGTGCCTAACTTAATCGGCCTTCTCGGGCTGTCTGGTGTAGTAGTAGCTGAAACGAACCGTTTCCTGAAAGTCGCGCGTGAAGAAAAAGCGAGAGAAAAACAAGGTAAATCTGATTTACCAGCAGGATAAGCGGGTAAATAAAAGAATAAGTATTGTGGAAGCCTGTTAACTTAACAGGCTTCTTTTTTCGGAAGAATATTTTATAGGGGGGCTGTATTAAATAACATACATAAATTATAACCTGATAATAATGAATCCAGCGTACCGGCGTCTATTTTCCTGTATTTTCAATCAGAACCATTGCATAAAAATTTAAATTTACTATTGCTAGATCTTAATTTATGAATTAAAATCAATAATATTGAATTATTATAAATTTTTGAGGTGAT
Protein-coding regions in this window:
- a CDS encoding sodium:alanine symporter family protein; the encoded protein is MEALENIIGQISDFVWGVPLLVLIVGTGIFLTFRLGFLQFKTLPYAMKLAFSPAKQDKKSKGDITHFQALSTALAATIGTGNIAGVATAVVLGGPGAVFWMWISALFGMATKYAEAILAVKYRVQNKNGEFSGGPMYYIEKGLKMKWLAVIFAFFGAFAAFGIGNMVQSNSVSSALGETFSVPAFLTGIILAVLAALVILGGIKSIGKVTAYLVPIMALFYVIAGLIIIIMNFNAVPAAVSLIFTDAFTGEAVAGGAIGAVIRWGVARGVFSNEAGLGSAPIAAAAAKTDYPGRQALVSMTQVFIDTIVVCSITGIAIVMAGMYTGGDLRGADLTSASFEYFLGGTGAIIVSIGLVLFAFSTILGWSYYGEKCFGYLFKEESIKFYRIAFVLAIFVGAVASLDLVWGVADVMNGLMAVPNLIGLLGLSGVVVAETNRFLKVAREEKAREKQGKSDLPAG